Part of the Legionella cardiaca genome, AGGCGTCTCACCCTGAGCAATCCGTTGTTTGTTAATAATAGCTAATGCCCAATCAATGATTGTCAATGTTCTTAAGCCTAGAAAGTCAAACTTTACCAAGCCTGCAGCCTCAACATCATCTTTATCAAATTGGCTCACTAATTGTGTAGAGCCCTGTTCACAATAAATTGCTGTAAAATCAGTTAATTTTGAAGGGGCAATCACCACACCTCCGGCATGTTTCCCTGCGTTGCGTGTTATCCCTTCAAGTTTTAGAGCCAAATCGATTAACTCTTTTACCTCTTCTTCATCTTGATAACGTCGCTTTAACTCCTCTTCGTCTTCAAGCGCTTTATTTAAAGTCATCCCTATTTCAAAAGGAATTAATTTGGCTATTTTATCCACAAAACCATAAGGATGTCCTAAAACTCTTCCTACATCACGGACAACAGCTTTAGCTGCCATTGTACCAAAGGTAATAATCTGGGAGACGCTTTGACGCCCATACTTTTCGGCAACATATTCAATAACCCTATCTCGTCCCTCCATACAGAAATCAATATCAAAATCTGGCATGGAAACCCGCTCAGGATTTAGAAAACGCTCGAATAGTAATTCATATAGTAAAGGGTCCAAATCGGTAATTTTTAAAGCATATGCAACTAAGGAACCAGCACCAGACCCCCTTCCTGGACCGACGGGGACACCATTTTGCTTCGCCCATTGAATAAAATCGGCAACAATTAGAAAGTACCCAGGGAAACCCATCGTATTAATTACGTCTAACTCAATTTGTAATCTTTTATCGTAAGGAGGGCGTAAATTCTCTATTGCTTCGGGCGGCTGATTGCGAAAAATCTGTTTTAAACGCTCTTCCAAACCTTGCTTTGATAATTCCGATAAATAATTCTCTACTGTTGATCCTTCTGGAATAGGAAAATTTGGTAAATAGTTATTACCTAAGTCCAACTTGACAGTACAGCGCTTGGAAATTTCAACGGTATTTTCAAGCGCCTGGGGCAAATCCTTGAACAACTCAACCATTTCATCTGCAGAGCGAAGGTATTGCTGCGCACTATATTGTTGGTTTCGTCGTGGATCGGCTAAAGTATAGCCGTCATGGATACACACCCGCGCCTCATGGGCTTCATAATCCTCTTCCTGCAGAAAACGAACATCATTTGTAGCGACTAAGGGTAAATTTAATTCTTCAGCAAGACGAACTACACGTTCATTGTATTCAATCTCATCTTCTCGCCCCGTTCTTTGTATTTCCAGATAAAACCGATTAGGAAAAATTTCCATAAATGATTTAGCCAATGCATAAGCATTCGATTCATCCTCTGCCAATAGGGCCTTTCCTATGGTTCCAAATCGCCCGCCGGAAAGTGCGATCAACCCTTCTGCATACTCATTGATCCAGGAATACTGAATTCTCGGCTGCCCCTGATACTGTCCTTCTTGATAGGCTTTGGAAACCAAACAGGTTAAATTTCGATAACCCGTTTCGTTTTGGCATAAAAGTACAAGCGATGTGACCTGCTCAGGATTGGCTGGATCATGACAAGGTAAATCACTTCCCAAGATAGGTTTAATACCCGATTCCAAGGCCGACTTAAAGAATTTTACGGCTGCAAACAAATTGCAATAGTCAGTAATCGCTATTGCGTTCATGCCCTTATTGGCAAGGGATTTCATAAGGGGCTTGATACGCACTAAACCATCCACCATAGAAAATTCAGTATGTACCCGCAAATGGACAAAACGCGATTGCATAATTTGGAAAAACTCATTTAAGGGAATGAGTGAACTGTACCGAAGTCAGTAGCCCAGGGCAATATTTGAGTGGATAAAAGTTTTAACTTCGATTTTCCGGACATCCCAGGACACTTAAACGACTATGCACCGTTTTTCGGGATGACGAGTGGGTAAGTCAGTTAATCCATTGCACCAGTAACCCATCGCATGACGGCTAAGTATTTATTACTAACGCCCATTTTTTTATTAGCATTTTGCAAATGAAAGTTGACTGTCCTTTGAGAAACGCCTAATAAACTTGCTATGACATTAATGCGTATATTCTGGGCTGTTAACTCGAGACATTGCTGTTCGCGCTTTGTCAGTTTTATCTTTGATTTGACGGTCTGTAACAACAATTGCCTTACATAATGAAAATAGCATTGGGTTATTGCTAACCAAATAAACTGCTTCTCTTGCCAATCCACTAAACCATTTTCCTGAATTCGTTGATGTAATACCAGATTAACGAAATCACCCTGAGGCCCATGTAAAGGAATACATAATCCTCTATAAATTCCAAACTCTTTCGCCTCTTGACGCATGCGAAGTTCGCGTTTGTTTTTAGCTTTTGAAAGCTGTTCATCAATATCCCAAAGAAATGGCACTAAATTTTGCTCCATTGATTCCAATGTTCTATCGACATCAGCGTAACTTTCATCAAGATAATGCTCATGCCACGCACGAAGCGGTGGAGTTACCCAATTATAAATTAGTCGACTTCCGCTTTTAGTGTGTTGTTTATAGTACGTGAACGCAAGACTTGTTATTCCCTCTCGAGAAAAATAGCTTACTAGTAGCTTGTTTAAGTGCTCTATGCTGTCTGCAGCAGCCAATTTTGAACATACCTCGTACATTTTATCTTCCATAACCTGTCAGGAAAGACAGGTTTTCATTCTATATTGGATTGTTATTATACATATAATTTAATTTATGTTCACCCGGAGATTCCACATGCGAAAATTAATCGCAATGAATTTATTGCTACCGACCGCTGTCATCAGCGCAACAATAACCAATAACATTCAAGGAGTCGGTCCACAAGGTTCTGTAAAACCTTATATTTGCATTCAAGATCACTCTGGCAATGTAAATCTAAAACTTGCTGCAGGACAATCGGGTGATGCTAATAAAGCCTCTGGCAATGAGTATTATGCGGGAGCAACCTTACGATTTGGTGGTTGTGATACATCCAATACCTACCTTGGTTATGTAGGTTTTAATATTAATAATTCCGGCAACAACTCAATCGGAAGCTATTCACCGCCTGAAGGTGTCCACATCATTTACGATAAACCAAGTATTAATAGTCAAGGGCAAGTTGGTGGAGCCATTATCTACACGTCAATTGCAACAAATTCACAATTAACTACTGCCAAAACATCTAAATTTTGGCAATTTGTGGGTGTAAATCTCTCAGGTTTAGAATTTGGTAAGGTTATTGACCCAGTTGTAATCCCTAATCTTTCGACTCAAGACAGCACAAGCTCCAATTCAGATCTAAAAGAAATGCAGTCTTTTATTAATGCAGGAATGAATACTGTTCGCGTCCCTGTCAGCTGGGGTTATTTACAGCTTGATGGTGCCGGCAAAGGCTCATTAAATTTGGCTTACTACAACAATTTTATCCGTCCTCTTTTACAGACGCTAACTCAAGCAAAAGTACATACAATTATTGACCTCCATGCTTATATGCGTTATTCAAAATTTGGTGAGCAATATTCCGGCTGTGGCGCTTCAGGTCCATGCCCTGATGGCACCTTAATTTTGGATACAAAAGCTTACGAATTGGTATGGGGGCAACTGGCTACACTCATTCAGAATGATCCAGCCATCAACAAAGATTATGTATTATTAGACTTAATGAATGAACCCGTAGGTGTTCCAGATGATAGGGTATTCGCTATCCAAGCATCCATAATCAAGCTATTACGACAACAAAAATTTAATGGCTATATTTTGGTTGAGGGAAACAATTGGTCAGGTTTGCACTCATGGACCACCCACCAATGGAAAGGGAAGGATGGCCAACAATATAGCAATGCAACTTTATTTACTCGCGATAACTTTGTGAATGCTGGCATTACTGATTTATCTAAGATACTGATTAATGTTCACCAGTATCTTGATAATGACTACAGTGGTACCCATGATAATTGTCTCCAAGATTTGAGTACAGAAGGATCTAATGGCTTTAATTTAAATGCTTTTGCTAATTATTTGCTGGAAAATCGGCTAAAGGCCATGGTTACGGAATTAGGCTCTGGAAAGGATGCTGGAAGTTGCAGCGAACCACTGCGCCAGTTCATGCTTTATTTGAAAGATAATGCAGCTCAAGGTAAAGATTATGGCTTTGCTGGTTGGACAATGTGGTCAACAGGCCATGGTTGGGGTGATTATAATTTACGCATAAAACCAGACTCTTACCAGATGAAAGTGTTAAAAGAAGAATTTTTATAGCTAATAAAAAATTCCTGACGATCATGATCCAGGCATAAAATGGTCAATCTACGCGAGAGCTAGCGTCCTATTAAGAGGATTAGATTCCGCGATTAACACCGCGGAACGTTGAAGCCAAGGGTTTTTTTCATATGTAGTCTTTATCGCCAACACTATCCCTCACCCTTAGTGTGATAATTTTGGACTCATCTGAGATTGTGTATTTAAAGCAGGTTCAACATCAGTCTTTTTACTTTGCACTAGACTTCCCAAACGGGCTTTATAATCTATTGCATTGTCTTTCATGCATGTTTTTTTGAGGAAGTCCGCCTCAGTATCCTTAGCAATATAAACTTTATTACCCTCTTGAAATAATTTCGTTTTATTTTTGTAACCCATTGCATCACTAAAAGCACGAGCTTCCTCTTTTGAAGCAAATGTTAATTGCATGGAATAATTAACAACCCCTCGTGTGTCTTGGCGTATTGAGGCATTTTTATATTCAATAGATGGTTCTTTAGTAATTGGAGTATCTGATACGCTCTGGGCTTTTTCTTTACAGATTTGCTGCAATTCAACTAATTTCGAATGGGCTAATTTCTCTTGATGAACAGGACCCGCCTTTGGTTGACTTAGATCAGCCTTCATCACTTTAGCAAAAGCTTCCCTGGTAAGATAAACATCACCTTCGTTTTGAAATAATTGTTTGCGACTATTTATACCCATTAAATTTGTAAATTGTCTCGCCTGATTAGCATCGCGAAAAGTTAGTTTCACAGCATAAACTTGTGATTCATCTTCGCGATAAGCAACAGAAACATTTCCTGTCCTCACTTTGGCATTATTAAAATTCGGACTGGTTGCAAACTTTGATGCCAACTCGGCTTCAGATTTCTCTAAAGCCTTTTTTTCCAGCGATTCTTTTGCTTTTTTGTCCTTATCAAATTGTTTAACAAATTCCGTATTACAGGTATTCATGTCAGGCGCAGTTTTTAACTGACTATTTTTGTCAGTTGAAACAACAGCATCTACCGAAACACCCGTTCCATCTCGTTTAAATGAACTATTGTCAGCGCTATGTTGATAGACAAAATCACTACTTGGGCCATTGCCCAGATCTCTCGGCAATGCCGTCTTTCCGGCATTCATATCGCCACCAACCGTCACCTCAATGTCATGCTTGTCTTTTAAGGCACTCAAGTCTTTCGTTAACTGCTCAAGATTAACTCTTGGAGTTCTTTTCTTGGGATCTGGATCATCCATTGATTTTTCACTTTCCGCATGCACATTAACCAATAAACGCTTCTTTCCATCGGTCCCTTCGACTAAAGAAATTAATGCCTGCCCTTTAGGTGGAATAGCTC contains:
- the dnaE gene encoding DNA polymerase III subunit alpha, whose translation is MQSRFVHLRVHTEFSMVDGLVRIKPLMKSLANKGMNAIAITDYCNLFAAVKFFKSALESGIKPILGSDLPCHDPANPEQVTSLVLLCQNETGYRNLTCLVSKAYQEGQYQGQPRIQYSWINEYAEGLIALSGGRFGTIGKALLAEDESNAYALAKSFMEIFPNRFYLEIQRTGREDEIEYNERVVRLAEELNLPLVATNDVRFLQEEDYEAHEARVCIHDGYTLADPRRNQQYSAQQYLRSADEMVELFKDLPQALENTVEISKRCTVKLDLGNNYLPNFPIPEGSTVENYLSELSKQGLEERLKQIFRNQPPEAIENLRPPYDKRLQIELDVINTMGFPGYFLIVADFIQWAKQNGVPVGPGRGSGAGSLVAYALKITDLDPLLYELLFERFLNPERVSMPDFDIDFCMEGRDRVIEYVAEKYGRQSVSQIITFGTMAAKAVVRDVGRVLGHPYGFVDKIAKLIPFEIGMTLNKALEDEEELKRRYQDEEEVKELIDLALKLEGITRNAGKHAGGVVIAPSKLTDFTAIYCEQGSTQLVSQFDKDDVEAAGLVKFDFLGLRTLTIIDWALAIINKQRIAQGETPVDISLIPTDDKKSFELLMACQTTAVFQLESRGMKELIHRLQPDCFEDIIALVALFRPGPLQSGMVDDFIDRKHGRAKVEYPHPDLEPILKPTYGVILYQEQVMQIAQVLANYTLGGADLLRRAMGKKKPEEMAKQRAIFTEGATARGVDEHVATHIFDLMEKFAGYGFNKSHSAAYALVAYQTAWLKAHYPAAFMAAVMSSDMDNTEKVVTFIDECMQMQIKVLPPTINHSHYQFTVADDKTILYGLGAIKGVGESAINCIVDERTSGGPYSGLFSFCQRMDLRKVNRRVLEALIKSGAMDCWGEERSVLFASLDKALKVADKVHQNQTSGQTDLFSILDDSSNEEDYVECRPWPDMIRLNSEKETLGLYLTGHPASQYSQEFKAFVTLIARLNPGMAKKACVCGLVTSLRRVMTKRGKKLTIIGVEDSSSKLDIVVFSEVYEAQQADVQVGQMLVVEGEIAPDEYSGGIKMTASQLYSIDEARTRFAKCIALNLTSADNARITSLQSILKAHQGECVVQIRYISPTATANLNLGTQWRVTPSDNLLMVLSDLLGEDKVALSY
- a CDS encoding helix-turn-helix transcriptional regulator, which codes for MEDKMYEVCSKLAAADSIEHLNKLLVSYFSREGITSLAFTYYKQHTKSGSRLIYNWVTPPLRAWHEHYLDESYADVDRTLESMEQNLVPFLWDIDEQLSKAKNKRELRMRQEAKEFGIYRGLCIPLHGPQGDFVNLVLHQRIQENGLVDWQEKQFIWLAITQCYFHYVRQLLLQTVKSKIKLTKREQQCLELTAQNIRINVIASLLGVSQRTVNFHLQNANKKMGVSNKYLAVMRWVTGAMD
- a CDS encoding glycoside hydrolase family 5 protein, which gives rise to MRKLIAMNLLLPTAVISATITNNIQGVGPQGSVKPYICIQDHSGNVNLKLAAGQSGDANKASGNEYYAGATLRFGGCDTSNTYLGYVGFNINNSGNNSIGSYSPPEGVHIIYDKPSINSQGQVGGAIIYTSIATNSQLTTAKTSKFWQFVGVNLSGLEFGKVIDPVVIPNLSTQDSTSSNSDLKEMQSFINAGMNTVRVPVSWGYLQLDGAGKGSLNLAYYNNFIRPLLQTLTQAKVHTIIDLHAYMRYSKFGEQYSGCGASGPCPDGTLILDTKAYELVWGQLATLIQNDPAINKDYVLLDLMNEPVGVPDDRVFAIQASIIKLLRQQKFNGYILVEGNNWSGLHSWTTHQWKGKDGQQYSNATLFTRDNFVNAGITDLSKILINVHQYLDNDYSGTHDNCLQDLSTEGSNGFNLNAFANYLLENRLKAMVTELGSGKDAGSCSEPLRQFMLYLKDNAAQGKDYGFAGWTMWSTGHGWGDYNLRIKPDSYQMKVLKEEFL